A genomic segment from Fibrobacter sp. encodes:
- a CDS encoding CehA/McbA family metallohydrolase, whose amino-acid sequence MLDIPATTIPFLAAYAETHFRFFPLFPSVLYKREPEIVFDLPRRLNPGEDLPISLLTNDIHRFPIEPDIVSVTISERSHKPLLFKFNDLQQFEIDHPLKKQLRAFVMTISREKLPEGEFFVNATVTYRKGRSVKTVLNDNFFASSKLPFTCYNSSNPLPCSDLCIYGDLHMHSMYSQSHVEFGPPLRVIDLMASASGLSFAGITDHSYDLACSISDYLKQDQSLTRWKSLSEDFKERFITTMLQGEEITCLNSRNQAVHLGALGLREYIPGAIDGGRRKSRELFKQLTISQAVDEVHRQGGICFAAHPGARSGLLQQIFLHRGIWSIKDCETDLDAFQAYNSGYYGSWDRGKELWIKMLQSGRRIPLLAGNDAHGDFNRYRAIAAPFLRIYENSERFMGCGKTGLYTTESSEASIINCIRNGKTFVSTGPYISINYSSLPGSHAISSRNIDSSTRELYVHAVSNPEFGQLIEIKVLACSAGSTSERVIFSRSCQPGTYEFNESFSVQDSYKPGYIRTEVTSKGNPLHRQAFSSPCFLQ is encoded by the coding sequence ATGCTTGACATACCAGCAACAACTATCCCATTTTTAGCGGCTTACGCGGAGACTCATTTCCGGTTTTTCCCCCTTTTTCCCAGTGTGCTCTATAAGAGAGAACCAGAGATAGTTTTCGACCTGCCCAGAAGGCTAAATCCGGGGGAAGATCTTCCCATTTCGTTATTAACCAACGACATACATCGTTTTCCAATAGAACCGGACATTGTTTCAGTTACCATCTCAGAGAGATCACACAAGCCTTTGCTGTTTAAATTCAATGACTTACAGCAATTTGAGATAGACCACCCCCTTAAAAAGCAACTCCGCGCTTTTGTCATGACCATTTCCAGAGAGAAACTTCCGGAGGGAGAGTTTTTTGTAAATGCCACAGTCACATACAGGAAAGGTCGCTCTGTAAAAACGGTTCTCAATGACAACTTCTTTGCCTCATCCAAACTTCCATTTACCTGCTATAATTCATCTAACCCCCTGCCCTGCAGTGACTTATGTATCTACGGTGACCTGCACATGCACTCCATGTACTCCCAAAGCCATGTTGAGTTCGGGCCCCCGTTAAGAGTCATCGATCTTATGGCCTCAGCCTCAGGTCTCTCATTTGCAGGAATCACAGATCATTCTTACGATCTTGCTTGCAGTATATCCGATTATCTTAAGCAGGATCAATCACTTACGAGATGGAAATCTCTCAGCGAAGATTTTAAAGAAAGATTTATAACCACCATGCTTCAGGGAGAGGAAATTACCTGCCTTAACAGCAGGAATCAGGCAGTCCATCTCGGTGCCCTGGGCCTCAGAGAATATATCCCGGGCGCCATCGATGGAGGGCGCAGGAAGAGCAGAGAGTTATTCAAGCAACTCACGATTTCACAAGCAGTTGATGAGGTACACAGGCAGGGAGGAATCTGTTTCGCAGCACACCCCGGGGCAAGGTCCGGTCTGCTCCAGCAGATCTTTCTCCACCGCGGCATCTGGTCAATAAAAGACTGTGAAACAGATCTGGATGCCTTCCAGGCCTACAACAGCGGATACTATGGCTCCTGGGATAGAGGTAAAGAGTTATGGATCAAAATGTTACAGTCAGGCAGACGAATTCCGCTCCTGGCCGGTAACGATGCTCATGGTGACTTTAACCGCTACCGGGCTATTGCGGCCCCATTCCTGCGTATCTATGAGAATTCAGAAAGGTTTATGGGTTGCGGGAAAACCGGACTGTACACCACAGAAAGCTCAGAAGCTTCCATTATTAATTGCATAAGAAACGGAAAGACCTTTGTCAGCACAGGTCCTTATATATCAATAAATTACAGCTCATTACCCGGCAGTCACGCCATCTCCAGCAGAAACATAGATTCCTCCACCAGAGAGTTATACGTACATGCTGTAAGTAACCCTGAGTTCGGACAACTGATTGAGATCAAAGTCCTGGCCTGTTCCGCTGGTTCCACCTCAGAACGAGTAATATTCTCAAGGTCCTGTCAACCCGGAACTTACGAATTCAATGAATCCTTCTCTGTCCAGGACTCTTACAAGCCCGGCTACATCCGCACAGAGGTAACGAGCAAAGGTAATCCTCTCCACCGCCAAGCCTTCTCAAGTCCATGTTTTTTACAATAA